The Fulvivirga ligni genome window below encodes:
- a CDS encoding TonB-dependent receptor translates to MIALPGTGAESNESVLPDYFRLDGALSWQNDDIRVGLNVNNILNEYLYSGASYRSEYYWQTEPGTNFRLNVAYTF, encoded by the coding sequence TTGATCGCTCTTCCTGGAACTGGGGCGGAGAGTAACGAATCCGTACTTCCGGATTACTTCCGATTAGATGGCGCGCTGAGCTGGCAAAACGATGATATAAGAGTAGGCCTTAATGTAAATAACATACTCAACGAGTACCTGTATTCGGGTGCCAGCTATAGATCTGAATACTACTGGCAAACTGAGCCAGGAACGAACTTCAGATTAAACGTGGCTTACACTTTCTAA
- a CDS encoding DUF4198 domain-containing protein — MISRIIQWSVLLVFIPFISQAHYLWIESAHTGKVGQKHTVKVYFGEYTYGVIEEVAGEHYKNVNNFKLWLIDPAGEKMLLEVQPQADHYAANFTPKKEGTYTVALNNDEIDVLDYTQYDFGIFKTHYHSTAQVLVGKSDKASAKSNENGLSVIDLSKGDYEKEGEAHLQILYKGQPIAEQEVDIYISDLWSKKLTTDEDGKISFKLPWATKYIIETTKKEEVPGTYKGEDYEFIWHCATYSINL, encoded by the coding sequence ATGATTTCGAGAATAATTCAATGGTCTGTTTTATTGGTTTTTATACCGTTCATTAGCCAAGCGCATTACCTGTGGATAGAGTCTGCACATACCGGAAAAGTAGGGCAGAAGCACACGGTGAAAGTGTATTTTGGTGAGTACACTTATGGAGTGATAGAGGAGGTAGCCGGAGAGCACTATAAAAATGTTAACAACTTCAAACTTTGGCTAATCGACCCGGCCGGAGAAAAAATGCTTCTGGAAGTGCAGCCACAGGCGGATCATTATGCCGCTAATTTTACCCCTAAAAAAGAAGGTACCTATACCGTAGCACTTAATAATGATGAAATCGATGTGCTTGATTATACACAATATGATTTTGGCATATTCAAAACACATTATCATTCCACCGCTCAGGTGCTGGTTGGTAAATCAGATAAAGCTTCTGCTAAATCCAATGAAAATGGCCTTTCAGTAATTGACCTTAGTAAAGGTGATTATGAAAAAGAAGGAGAGGCGCATTTACAAATCCTCTATAAAGGCCAGCCTATAGCCGAACAGGAGGTGGATATCTATATCAGCGATCTATGGTCTAAAAAGCTCACCACTGATGAGGATGGGAAAATTTCTTTTAAGCTGCCATGGGCTACAAAATACATCATCGAAACCACCAAAAAGGAAGAGGTGCCAGGTACTTACAAGGGAGAGGATTACGAATTTATTTGGCACTGTGCCACTTACAGCATTAATCTTTAA
- a CDS encoding TMEM175 family protein: MNKEFRYRGEDQTRIETLSDAVFALAITMLIISTKVPESFDELLLFMQDLIPFGLCMALIIYIWYEHFQFFIRYGFRNARIVLMNSILLFFTLFYVFPLKFLVRILVRMYSNLLFGDAGMFQGINNSIPMGDMDLLMIIYGIGACIIFSMLMLMFRYALKKKEELELNDIEIFDTKSSMYTHAIMASVPAISVLLSLIFGSFWFSSMLSGFFYMTYPIIFAIYGSKRNKLRKQLLAHKK; encoded by the coding sequence ATGAATAAAGAATTTCGTTACCGAGGTGAGGATCAAACAAGAATAGAAACACTAAGTGATGCGGTTTTTGCTTTGGCCATTACTATGCTCATTATTTCTACCAAAGTACCGGAGAGTTTTGATGAGCTTTTGCTATTCATGCAGGATTTAATTCCCTTCGGACTATGCATGGCTTTGATCATATACATCTGGTATGAGCATTTTCAATTCTTTATAAGATATGGTTTTCGCAATGCCCGGATTGTACTGATGAATTCCATCCTTTTGTTTTTCACTTTATTTTATGTGTTTCCATTGAAGTTTTTGGTGCGAATACTGGTGCGCATGTATTCCAATCTTCTTTTTGGGGATGCCGGCATGTTTCAGGGCATTAATAACTCAATTCCTATGGGAGACATGGATTTGCTTATGATTATCTACGGCATTGGCGCCTGTATCATTTTTTCAATGCTCATGCTGATGTTCCGCTATGCACTGAAAAAAAAGGAAGAATTGGAGCTGAATGATATTGAAATTTTTGACACCAAAAGTAGCATGTATACGCACGCCATCATGGCCTCAGTACCGGCCATTTCAGTTCTACTGAGCCTTATCTTTGGCAGCTTCTGGTTCAGCTCTATGCTTTCTGGATTTTTCTATATGACATATCCGATAATTTTTGCTATCTATGGATCCAAACGAAACAAGTTGCGAAAACAATTATTAGCGCATAAGAAATAG
- a CDS encoding AIR synthase-related protein yields MSDRYAQRGVSASKEDVHNAIKNIDKGLYPQAFCKIVKDFLGNDEAYCNIMHADGAGTKSSLAYIYWKETGDMSVWRGIAQDAIIMNIDDLICVGALDNILLSSTIGRNKNLIPGEVIAALINGTEEVLQMLRDNGVDIISTGGETADLGDLVRTVVVDSTVTARMKRSEVIDNANIQAGDVIVGLASYGQTTYETEYNGGMGSNGLTSARHDVFHKSYAEKYPESFDPDVPSDLVFTGKYKMTDTIADAPLDMGKLVLSPTRTYAPVMAQIFKEMKSEIHGMVHCSGGAQTKVLHFVDNVHVIKDNFLEIPPLFKAIQEESGTDWKEMYKVFNMGHRLELYLDEKHAQTVIDIAKSFNIPAQIIGRVEASDSKKLTIKSDKGEFVY; encoded by the coding sequence ATGAGCGATCGTTACGCACAGAGAGGTGTATCTGCCTCTAAAGAAGATGTACATAATGCCATCAAAAACATTGATAAAGGGCTATATCCTCAGGCATTTTGTAAAATCGTGAAAGACTTTCTTGGCAATGATGAGGCCTACTGCAACATCATGCATGCTGATGGAGCGGGCACCAAATCTTCTTTAGCCTACATTTACTGGAAGGAAACCGGCGATATGTCTGTATGGCGAGGTATTGCTCAGGACGCGATCATCATGAATATCGATGATTTGATCTGTGTGGGAGCTTTAGATAACATTTTGCTTTCTTCCACTATTGGCAGAAACAAGAACCTTATCCCGGGTGAAGTCATCGCCGCTTTAATCAACGGAACAGAAGAAGTGCTTCAAATGCTACGTGACAATGGCGTGGACATTATCAGCACCGGAGGAGAAACAGCAGATTTAGGTGATCTGGTAAGAACTGTGGTAGTAGATAGTACAGTTACTGCACGAATGAAGCGATCAGAAGTTATTGATAATGCTAACATTCAAGCCGGTGATGTGATTGTTGGCCTGGCTTCATACGGACAAACCACTTATGAAACCGAGTATAATGGTGGCATGGGTAGTAACGGTCTTACCTCGGCAAGACATGATGTATTCCATAAGTCTTATGCCGAAAAATATCCGGAAAGCTTTGATCCAGATGTGCCTTCTGACCTGGTATTTACAGGAAAATATAAGATGACCGATACTATTGCGGATGCGCCATTAGATATGGGTAAACTTGTGCTTTCGCCTACCAGGACCTATGCACCAGTAATGGCTCAGATTTTTAAAGAAATGAAATCTGAAATACATGGTATGGTTCATTGCAGCGGTGGAGCACAAACCAAAGTGCTACATTTTGTAGATAATGTGCATGTTATTAAAGATAACTTTTTGGAGATTCCTCCTCTTTTCAAGGCCATTCAAGAAGAGAGTGGCACTGACTGGAAAGAAATGTATAAGGTATTTAACATGGGCCACAGATTGGAGCTTTATTTAGATGAAAAGCATGCTCAAACTGTGATTGATATTGCCAAGAGTTTCAACATTCCGGCCCAGATCATCGGCCGCGTGGAAGCATCTGACAGCAAGAAACTTACGATAAAAAGTGATAAAGGGGAGTTTGTTTATTAA
- a CDS encoding TonB-dependent siderophore receptor, whose protein sequence is MRKKLTALIFFISFLSYSFAQSNKGTVNGKVLTADGQPAAYVNLALDNTGYGTITKETGEFTLKAPAGNYTLIISSVGLQKQEIKITVQAGEAVTLPVITLNESIQQLEDVIVQGQSESYNIEQPSQALRMSTPLLEAPQNIQVISKTAIKDQQIVDMLEGVTRNVSGAQMIEHWGNFARINMRGFRIPAMRNGVNIESSWGPLTEDMSMVDRIEFVKGPAGFMMAAGEPGGFYNVVTKKPVLNQTNEVSLMAGSFSTLRGALDIGGKITKDEKLLYRLNIMGSTKDSHRDYEFNDRFTFAPSLKYSFSDRTSVTAEFTIQDSKMLAAGSAYVFSNEMGNLPRDFTIAEPNIDPTTMKEQTVFVNLHHELNDNWRLTTQLGYLNYEQEGNSFWYANLTEDGFLTRTMSSFDALSIMKSGQVYLNGNVETGAVKHRILAGLDMNTKNYWADWWQGGVLGTDSTFNIYNPTHGVPSSQIPTIDRSEDIRVRAYNGGYPAIIENRIVALYVQDELGFFDNKLRLTLAGRHTSYHGESYGSSTEDSKFTPRVGLSFSIDESTSVYGLFDESFLPQTGNDRLGNAFDPVSAKDVEAGIKKNWLDGRWKSSLTVFQITKDNVLTADPENALFSVQLGQVQSKGIEFDVQGEIVSGLSLILNYANTNVEITEDTNEDNIGARVAGHAKHMTNGWLKYTFQRSVLKGVGISLGYQYQVDRSSWNWGGE, encoded by the coding sequence ATGAGAAAGAAACTTACTGCTTTAATATTTTTTATTTCTTTCCTATCATATTCTTTTGCTCAATCCAACAAAGGTACGGTTAATGGAAAGGTACTAACGGCTGATGGTCAGCCAGCAGCTTATGTGAACCTGGCCCTGGATAATACAGGATACGGCACAATAACGAAGGAAACTGGAGAATTTACTTTGAAAGCCCCTGCAGGAAATTATACTCTAATTATTTCTTCGGTGGGTCTTCAAAAACAGGAAATTAAAATAACTGTACAGGCAGGCGAAGCCGTTACACTTCCTGTGATTACCTTAAACGAGTCGATCCAGCAGCTGGAAGATGTAATAGTACAAGGGCAGAGTGAGAGTTATAATATAGAGCAACCATCTCAGGCTTTGAGAATGAGTACTCCGCTGCTGGAAGCGCCACAAAATATACAGGTGATCTCAAAAACAGCTATTAAAGATCAGCAAATTGTAGATATGCTGGAGGGAGTAACTAGAAATGTTTCTGGTGCTCAAATGATAGAACACTGGGGCAATTTCGCCAGAATTAACATGAGAGGATTCCGTATTCCAGCCATGAGAAATGGTGTGAATATAGAAAGTTCGTGGGGTCCATTGACAGAAGATATGTCTATGGTAGACCGCATAGAGTTTGTAAAAGGACCGGCGGGATTCATGATGGCCGCTGGTGAGCCTGGTGGATTTTATAATGTAGTAACGAAAAAGCCAGTGCTTAATCAAACCAATGAAGTGTCTTTAATGGCAGGAAGTTTTAGCACGTTGAGAGGCGCCTTAGATATAGGTGGAAAAATTACCAAAGATGAAAAACTCCTTTATCGTCTGAATATCATGGGATCTACCAAAGATTCTCACCGAGATTATGAATTCAATGATCGCTTTACTTTTGCTCCATCATTAAAATATTCTTTCAGCGACAGAACCAGTGTTACGGCTGAGTTCACTATTCAAGATTCTAAGATGTTAGCGGCAGGTTCTGCCTATGTTTTCTCTAACGAGATGGGAAATCTTCCTAGAGATTTTACTATTGCAGAGCCCAATATTGATCCTACTACCATGAAGGAACAAACCGTATTTGTAAACCTTCACCATGAGCTAAATGATAATTGGAGACTAACTACACAATTAGGATACCTGAACTATGAGCAGGAAGGCAACTCTTTCTGGTATGCTAATTTAACAGAAGATGGATTTTTGACTCGAACCATGAGCAGTTTTGATGCTTTAAGCATTATGAAATCTGGCCAGGTGTATTTGAATGGAAATGTTGAAACTGGCGCTGTGAAGCACAGAATTTTAGCGGGCCTTGATATGAACACCAAAAACTACTGGGCTGACTGGTGGCAAGGAGGAGTGTTAGGAACTGACTCTACATTCAACATTTATAACCCAACCCATGGAGTACCATCATCGCAAATTCCTACTATTGATAGATCTGAAGATATTCGCGTAAGGGCTTATAATGGTGGATACCCTGCCATAATCGAAAATAGAATTGTGGCCTTATATGTTCAGGATGAATTAGGCTTTTTTGACAATAAGTTAAGATTAACTCTGGCAGGAAGGCACACTTCTTATCATGGAGAATCATACGGCTCCAGCACCGAAGACAGCAAATTCACACCTAGAGTAGGTTTAAGCTTCTCAATCGATGAAAGTACAAGTGTTTATGGTTTGTTTGATGAATCATTTTTACCTCAAACTGGAAATGACAGACTTGGAAATGCTTTTGATCCCGTATCAGCCAAGGATGTAGAAGCTGGTATTAAAAAGAATTGGTTAGACGGGAGATGGAAGTCTTCATTAACCGTATTTCAGATTACAAAAGACAATGTATTAACTGCAGACCCTGAAAATGCACTTTTCTCAGTACAGTTAGGTCAGGTACAATCCAAAGGTATTGAATTTGATGTGCAGGGCGAAATAGTATCTGGATTAAGCTTAATCCTAAACTATGCTAACACAAATGTAGAAATCACTGAAGATACCAATGAAGATAATATCGGTGCCAGAGTAGCAGGCCACGCCAAACACATGACCAATGGCTGGTTAAAATATACTTTCCAGCGATCAGTATTAAAAGGTGTAGGCATTTCTCTAGGCTATCAGTATCAGGTTGATCGCTCTTCCTGGAACTGGGGCGGAGAGTAA